In Micrococcales bacterium, the genomic stretch CCAAAGCCAGTTGGGCGCCCGGGCGGCCGGTCTAGACAGATCGAGGTCCGCCCTTACAGGACCAGGACGGCGGGGTTAGGGTTCGGCGCAGCCGGGGGGCTCCTGACCGCAACAGACCTGCCGCCCCCGCAGGATCACAGACCGCGGCGTGCGCAGCTGGGTAATGTCTTGACGCGGGTCGGCCCCATAAACCACCAGGTCAGCGCTGGCCCCATCCTCGATTCCAGGGAATCCCAAGAAACGACGGGTGCCCCAGCTGGCGGCCTGGACTACGGCATCGGCCGGGATACCGGCCTTGGCCATCAGCCCGGCCTCTCGCGCCACCTGGCCATGAGGAATCCCGGTCGACTGGTCCGAACCGAGCAATAGCGTCACCCCGGCCTGATGTAGCTCCAAGGCCTGGGAGTACCGGGTCTCGTACAACGACCGCAGCTGCGTCTCCCAGACCGGGTACTTACCCTGACCGGCATCGGCAATCAGCGCGAAGTTGTCACGCTGCATCATGGTCGGCACCACGGCCACGCCCTGGCGAACCGCCTGACTCATCAGCTCCGCGTCCATGCCGGTGCCGTGCTCAATACAGTCAAGGCCACAGCGCAACGCCTGGGCCGCGCCTTCGCGCGAAAAAACGTGGATGGTCAACCGGGCACCAACGGCGTGGGCCCGCACGGCCGCGGCCCGCAATATGTCATCCGGCCACAACAACTCCAGATCCGGCACATCCAGCGACCGGTCAATCCAGTCACCAATCAGCTTGACCCAGCCGTCGCCGGCCAGGGCCTCTTCCTCAACCACGTCCGGCAGTTGATGTGGTTCGACGTTCCGCGGCAGGTGGAACATGTAGCGCTTTTGCCGGGCGATGTGCTGCCCGCAGCGGATCAGCC encodes the following:
- a CDS encoding amidohydrolase family protein; this translates as MATEVTHFSGAIVVDGTTELSDLWVVDGVIRLERPAGAATRHYDGVVLPGLVDVHCHIGLGATGAVPPEVAREQATINRDTGVLLIRDAGVPREPYSTRWMDQDPEMPRLIRCGQHIARQKRYMFHLPRNVEPHQLPDVVEEEALAGDGWVKLIGDWIDRSLDVPDLELLWPDDILRAAAVRAHAVGARLTIHVFSREGAAQALRCGLDCIEHGTGMDAELMSQAVRQGVAVVPTMMQRDNFALIADAGQGKYPVWETQLRSLYETRYSQALELHQAGVTLLLGSDQSTGIPHGQVAREAGLMAKAGIPADAVVQAASWGTRRFLGFPGIEDGASADLVVYGADPRQDITQLRTPRSVILRGRQVCCGQEPPGCAEP